The Lacticaseibacillus pabuli region GAGTACCCTAATTCGGACCCTGAACGGCCTGGAAGACTACCAGGGCGGCACGATTACCTTTAACGGCAAGACCGTGCAGCCAAGCAAGGCGACCTGGCTCGAACTGCGCCAGCATATCGGCATGGTGTTTCAAAGCTACGACCTCTTTCCGAACCTGACCGTCTTGGACAACCTGTTGCTGGGACCACTGAAGGTGCAACACCGTGACCGCGCGGAAGCGACGAAGGAAGCCAAGACGCTGCTGGCATCCGTTAGCCTCGCCGAGTACGGCAATTCCTACCCGCGGCAGTTGTCTGGTGGGCAGAAGCAGCGTGTCGCCATTGCGCGGGCGCTGGCCCTGCATCCGGACTTGATGTTATTTGATGAAGTCACCGCCTCACTGGATCCAGAAATGGTCCGCGGCGTGCTGACCATCATGACTGACCTGGCGCGGCAGGGGATGACGATGATCGTCGTTACCCATGAAATGAACTTCGCCCGCCAAGTTGCGGACCGGGTGCTGTTCCTGAGCGACGGCACCATTCTTGAAAATGAACCTGCCAAGGACTTCTTTGCCCAACCGAAGACCAAGCGGGCCACCGACTTTTTGGACAGTATGTCATTTTAATTCGTCAATATATCGAGGAGAAAATTTATGAAGAAGAATCGATTGTTTGGGTTATTAACCGTTGCCGCCGCGTTGCTCGTGTTCGCGACCGCCTGCGGTAAATCTAGCAGTAGCTCCGCCAGCAATTCTGATAACGCGGCGGTTGCTAAGATCAAAAAGGCCGGCAAGATTAAGATTGCCGTGTTCGGCGACCTGCCACCATACGGCTGGATTAACAAGTCTGGCAAGCGGGTTGGCTATGACTTGGCCCTTGCCCGGCGCATTGCCAAGGACCTCGGCGTGAAGCCTGAATTCACTCAGGTTAACGCGAACGGCCGTGTCGATGCGCTGAACGCGGGCAAGGTCGACTTGGTACTCGCCAACTTCACCGTGACGCCAGAGCGTAAGCAGGTCATTGCCTTCGCCAAGCCTTACATGAAGGTATCCGTTGGGGTGGTTTCACCTAAGGATGCGGCCATCACGAAGCCTAGCAAGCTGGCCGGCAAGAGCGTCATCGTGACAAAGGGGACGACCGCCGAGCAGTACTTCACGCAGAGTCAAAAGAGCGTCAAGCTGCAGAAGTACGATTCCAAGACACAACAGTTTAACGCGCTGAAGAGTGGTCGCGCCGATGCCTTGGCCGACGACAACTCTTACCTTTACGCCTGGGTTAAGAAGAACCCGAAGTACCGCGTGGGGATTAAGACGCTTGGCCCTAATTCTTACATCGCACCTGGTGTGAAGAAGGGGAACAAGTCGTTGCTGAACTGGACGAATAAGGAAATCACTAAGCTGACGAATGACGGCTTCTTCGAGAAGGCTTACAAGCAGGAGTTGGCCCCTTACTTTGGTTCAGACATCAAGGCTAAGGATATCGTGATCACAAAGTAGTATGCTCTCGTCGTGAAATTGGTGGGGCTGGGGGCGCTCCGGGAGAAGGACATGGTGGTGCGGGACGCTTCAGACAAAAGCAATGACGGAAAAGCGTCGTCATCGCTTTTGTCTTCTCGCTAAATTTTGAACCAGCAAAGACCGCTGTTTCAAAATTTCCGGTTCTATTAAGGCACAAAACCCGTGCCTTAATAGAACTTTCACCACCATGTCCTTCTCCCTCCGCACCCCCAGCCCCGCCAATTTCACTGTCCACCGTGTACAAGAAACAAAACAGGTAAGATAAAAACGAATTACAATCGCGGCAACCATATAGTCTCCTTCCTATTCATAGGGAGGGGATTTTTTTCGCAGTCAGCTTGACCCACGTCAACGCAACTTACTCGATTCCCCCGTATTCTTAAACCATTAACAAGACCACAGGGGGTAAACATCATGAGTATTAATCGGCCAATCACTAAGCTCAATATTTGGTACAGCCAAAATTCTGGTAAAACTAGTGCCGCGCTCGCCGGCTTGATTGTCCTTAGCTTGTTGCTGCAACTCGCACGGCTTGGTAGCACTGGGGTCGCCATCATGACCTTCGCTGGTTTGCTCGGCACCTTCCCCATTGCCTTGCGTGCCTGGAGTGCCCTGCGCATGAAAACCATCAGCATCGAGCTCCTCGTCACCATTGCTTGCATCGGTGCCCTCGCAATCGGTGAACCGGAAGAAGCCGCCATCGTGACCTTTCTCTTCCTATTTGGGAATGTTCTTGAGGCGAGGACCTTGGCGAAAACTCGTTCTGCCGTGAAGGGGCTCACCGACATGGCGCCGCAACAGGCCGACGTCGTTCAAGCCGATGGGAGCACGTGGCCAACCGATATTGATGACATTGATGCGGGTGACCGGGTCTTGGTTCGTCCCGGGGGGCAAATTCCGGTCGATGGGCGCGTCGTCGCGGGGACCGGCAGCGCCATTGAAGCTATGATTACTGGTGAGGCCACACCTGTTGAAAAGGGCGTCGGCGATATCGTCTATGCGGGTGCCGCCTTGGATTCCGGCGCGCTCACCATTGAAACCAGTGCCGCCGGGGATGACAGTACCTTTGGCCAGATTGTCGAACTTGTGGAGAACGCGCAAGACGCACAGGCACCAGTTGCCCAGTTTATCGATAGGTTTGCGGCCTATTACACGCCAGCCGTGCTGGTGATTGCGCTGGTGGTGGGGCTCGTTAGCCGCAACGTTGAACTGGCCATCACCATGTTGGTTCTCGGTTGCCCCGGCGCACTCGTGATTGGTGCGCCCGTTGCCAACGTCGCCGGGATTGGACGTGCTGCCAGTCGGGGGGTGCTGTTTAAAGGCGGCAAAACCGTTGCGGCGCTGGCCGGTGTTGATACCGTTATGCTGGACAAAACCGGGACGCTCACGACCGGACACATGACCGTCAACGTGGTGCGGGCTTTTGGCGGGGATGCGGACATGGCCTTGGCCAAACTCGCGGCCATCGAGGCGGATTCCAGTCACCCGCTGGCACATGCTATTGTCGCTGAGAGCAAGCACCGTGGTCTCACCCTGGCGCAAGCCCCAGAGATGGCCACGATTAAGGGTCGGGGTCTGGTGAGCGCTGATGGTCGGATTCTCGCGGGTAACGTGGCGTTGTTGCAAGAACACAGCGTCGCTGTTCCGGGGAGGGTGCAGGCTGCTATTGACGCGGCACAGCATGATGGCAATTCCGTTGTGTTGTACGCGCAAGCTGGCGTGGTTCAACTGCTGGTAGCCGTCGGGGATCAGTTGCGACCTGACGTTGCCGCGGGATTGACAACACTCAAGAACCGCGGCGTGAAGCGGATTGTGATGCTGACGGGAGATAACCGGTCTGCTGCGGAACAGATGGCTGCTGGACTCCCAATTGACGAAGTGCGCGCGGAGTTGTTGCCGCAAGATAAACTGCGCATTGTCCAGGCTGCGCGGCAACACGGCCGTCGAATCGCATTCGTCGGGGATGGCATTAATGACGCGCCGGCACTGGCCACCGCGGACGTTGGCATCGGCATGGGCGGTGGAACGGCCGTGGCGCTGGATACGGCCGATGTCGTCCTCGTGAAGCCGGACTTTGCAACCTTAGCGATTGCCTTGCAGTTGGCAAAAGGGACCACGGGTGTCACCACGCAGAACATTGTTATCGCGGTGGGGACGGTTGTGCTCTTGCTACTAGGGCTGCTGGTGGGCATTGTCCACATGGGAAGCGGGATGTTTGTGCACGAAGCTTCTATCTTAGTGGTGATTGCCAACGCGCTACGACTATTACACAAATAATCGTGTCGCTTGACGGCCGTCAATTACCGTTTTGATGATTGCTAGTAGTCTGAAGGTATCAACGAATTGATGGAGGTATTAGCATGAAGCAAGCAATTTTGAAATTGGACGGGTTAACCTGCCCGTCATGCATGCAGAAAATCGAGCACGCCGTTGCAGGTGTTGCCGGCGTTCAGGACGTCAAGGTGCTGTTTAACGCGGCCAAGATGAAGGCCCATTTTGACGCCGAGCAGACGGATGCCGATCATCTGGCGAACGTCATTCAGGGACTGGGCTACACCGTCGAGAGCGTCAATGTGAAGGATTAGTTGTCCACAGGTGGATAAGTTCGACCTCGCCGGGAAAATAAAGGAGTTCACATGACAGAGTTTACAGATACCGTTAAAGAACAGTACGCCGCTGAAGTTGCACAGTCTGACTATGATCACAAGCATCCGACTGCGGGCGCGATGACCAATCACATCATCAGCAATCATGTGGTGATGACCAACCGGCTGCGGCAGGCCCGGTGGTTCGTGAAGGGGCTGAACGCCGGGCAATTGGCCGCGACATTCAAAGCCACGGGCGCCGCTAACTTCGATTGGATTGACCGGATCGGCCAGGACCTGCTGGACGAGGACGAGATTCCGGCCAACATCGCCAGTGAGTACGCGGCGTGGAACATGTTGGCGGAAAACGGCGAAGCTAAGTACCTGGATGCCGCGGGGATGATTGATGGCATTATCCACGATTTCAACACGGATAACTTGTTTGTCACCCGCGCAATTGCGCTGGCGCAGAAGGAGAACAAGCCCGTGCTCGCCGCCGAATTGACTGCTTTGTACGGCTGGAACAACCGCCAGATTCGGCAGTATCAGGCGCTACTCGGCAACACTGCACGCGTTGGCCTGAACGAAGAGGATGAGGACAACGACGATTAAGTAACGGTTGCGTAGCATTGAGCGATTGTTTCACACCATACTTTTCAAGCTGCCTGCAGAGGGTTTACAATGCGGGTGAAGGCCCAGTGAGGAGTGAGTCACATGCTTATTCTTATCTGGCAACTGGTGTATGGCGTGATTGTCATTGGTTTGATTTCCTTATTTTTGATGCAAATGGAACTATTGCCGAACTGGTATCGCGTTTGGCACTACATGCGAACTGCAGGGTTTAGCATTACAAATTTTAAAGTGGCCTTCAAAGAATATATGTGGCATTAGCAAAAGGAAGTTATCCACTGTGGATAACTTCCTTTTTGTATGCAACAAACTGTCAACTTTGTTCCATCACGGGCCAAAACCGGCAGACTAGTGATTTCAACGACTGCTTATTTCCC contains the following coding sequences:
- a CDS encoding heavy metal translocating P-type ATPase, translating into MSINRPITKLNIWYSQNSGKTSAALAGLIVLSLLLQLARLGSTGVAIMTFAGLLGTFPIALRAWSALRMKTISIELLVTIACIGALAIGEPEEAAIVTFLFLFGNVLEARTLAKTRSAVKGLTDMAPQQADVVQADGSTWPTDIDDIDAGDRVLVRPGGQIPVDGRVVAGTGSAIEAMITGEATPVEKGVGDIVYAGAALDSGALTIETSAAGDDSTFGQIVELVENAQDAQAPVAQFIDRFAAYYTPAVLVIALVVGLVSRNVELAITMLVLGCPGALVIGAPVANVAGIGRAASRGVLFKGGKTVAALAGVDTVMLDKTGTLTTGHMTVNVVRAFGGDADMALAKLAAIEADSSHPLAHAIVAESKHRGLTLAQAPEMATIKGRGLVSADGRILAGNVALLQEHSVAVPGRVQAAIDAAQHDGNSVVLYAQAGVVQLLVAVGDQLRPDVAAGLTTLKNRGVKRIVMLTGDNRSAAEQMAAGLPIDEVRAELLPQDKLRIVQAARQHGRRIAFVGDGINDAPALATADVGIGMGGGTAVALDTADVVLVKPDFATLAIALQLAKGTTGVTTQNIVIAVGTVVLLLLGLLVGIVHMGSGMFVHEASILVVIANALRLLHK
- a CDS encoding heavy-metal-associated domain-containing protein, with protein sequence MKQAILKLDGLTCPSCMQKIEHAVAGVAGVQDVKVLFNAAKMKAHFDAEQTDADHLANVIQGLGYTVESVNVKD
- a CDS encoding amino acid ABC transporter ATP-binding protein, whose protein sequence is MADQTLLSVSHLVKNYGAKHVLKDINFDVQEGEVVALLGASGSGKSTLIRTLNGLEDYQGGTITFNGKTVQPSKATWLELRQHIGMVFQSYDLFPNLTVLDNLLLGPLKVQHRDRAEATKEAKTLLASVSLAEYGNSYPRQLSGGQKQRVAIARALALHPDLMLFDEVTASLDPEMVRGVLTIMTDLARQGMTMIVVTHEMNFARQVADRVLFLSDGTILENEPAKDFFAQPKTKRATDFLDSMSF
- a CDS encoding ferritin-like domain-containing protein — its product is MTEFTDTVKEQYAAEVAQSDYDHKHPTAGAMTNHIISNHVVMTNRLRQARWFVKGLNAGQLAATFKATGAANFDWIDRIGQDLLDEDEIPANIASEYAAWNMLAENGEAKYLDAAGMIDGIIHDFNTDNLFVTRAIALAQKENKPVLAAELTALYGWNNRQIRQYQALLGNTARVGLNEEDEDNDD
- a CDS encoding transporter substrate-binding domain-containing protein; protein product: MKKNRLFGLLTVAAALLVFATACGKSSSSSASNSDNAAVAKIKKAGKIKIAVFGDLPPYGWINKSGKRVGYDLALARRIAKDLGVKPEFTQVNANGRVDALNAGKVDLVLANFTVTPERKQVIAFAKPYMKVSVGVVSPKDAAITKPSKLAGKSVIVTKGTTAEQYFTQSQKSVKLQKYDSKTQQFNALKSGRADALADDNSYLYAWVKKNPKYRVGIKTLGPNSYIAPGVKKGNKSLLNWTNKEITKLTNDGFFEKAYKQELAPYFGSDIKAKDIVITK